The following DNA comes from Rhinolophus ferrumequinum isolate MPI-CBG mRhiFer1 chromosome 15 unlocalized genomic scaffold, mRhiFer1_v1.p scaffold_54_arrow_ctg1_1, whole genome shotgun sequence.
GATCCCCACTCACCTGCCTCCGCTTTCATCCCTTTCAGGTTTGCAGTGAGTGTTGGCTACTGGGATGACCCTTACATCCAGCATCTCGTGCGACTGTCGAAAGAAAGGAAGGCCCCTGAGATTAACAGAGGCAAGTGCACGTCTTTCTCCCCAGCATCTGCTCGTCAGCTGCGAGGCCTGCAGTTTTAGGGATTCGTTCTTGACAGAGCGTTCCCGTGCGCACTCGGTCCATAGTATGTGGAAGGGCTCGTTTCCCAGCATCCTTGCCGACACTGTGTGTTACGCACCTTTCTAATCTTTGCTAATCTGATGCTTGAAAAATGCCGGTAGCATCTgggagtaattttattttatattcctctcATTTGCAGTAATGTTGAAGAGCTTTCTCATACATTTACAAaccattttttgtttatatatctttCACTGTGAACTGTCTGTTCAAAGATGGGATACTTTTTGTTGCCCTTTTAAATCGTTGGCAACCCCGTTAGGCTGTGCCGGTAACTTCCGGCAGGGAGGCAGCCTGATTTCGTCTCAGCCAGGTTGAGACGTCAGCCGCACGACAACAGTTCTGTGTGCGCAGGGAGGCCTGGCCCTGCAGGTTGGATCACAGAGGAAGGATCTGTAAGGAAcgcaaagaaattttaaagtgggGCTTCCTGAGAATAAGGACGTGGTATTGACCATGAGCTGAGGGTGAGACCAGCCATCGTAAACCTGGGCAAGGCCTGGCTAAGAGGCCTTAAGCCTAACAGGTCCCTTCATCAGGCAGCCCTGGGCTTtggccccccgcccccctctgATGCCCTCGTGCAGAGGGAGATGAAAGGAGCGTGAGAAGAAATCCGGCCTTCGTGCTGACATTCATCTGCCCAATTTCCTGACcgaaaaatattatttcccattAGAAGTTGTAGTTTTGAGTTTGACCAGAGCACTCAGCAGCTTTCTCTGTAGCCACGGACAAGGTCCAGAGGGCAAGTTTCCCAGAGGAACATTTAGCTCCCATGTTTTGATGTAAAACCACGTCTTTCGTGAGCACACTTGTAGGATGTTTTCTTTCTCGTAAGATTGTTAACTCCACCGTTAAATAGATTGTGTTACCTTTGGTTCaatggctttaaaaacaaaaaggaagcaaaTGTGGAAGTCCACAGACACACTGTGACCTTCTTCACACCGTGAAGAAGACAGGAGAGGGTTGTGTCCCTTTCCTGCCGCTTTGAGGGGCCCTTTCTGTCGTCACTAAGCAAGCAACAGcttgtttctctgtctctttctcaggGTATTTTGCTCGAGTCCATGGCATTAGTGAGCTTATAAAGGCGTTTCTGCGGAAGACAGAATGTCATTGTCAAATTATCAACCTCGGCGCTGGGATGGACACCACCTTCTGGACATTAAAGGTCAGTTCAAactcctcctctttcctcagtGGTTTGCATTTGAGGTTTTGAAGGTGTTCACCTggttccaaaaatttaaaaatatgttaaaagggACACTGTGGCGGCCTGTCCCGCCCCATCCCCAGCGGCTGGCACGTCCTCACAGGCCACACGTCATGGCCCCTGAGTGTTGTCTCTTATCTTTCGCTGTCACAAACCGGGTTATGACAAATATCCGAGTGTACGTTTCCCTCTGCACATGTGGAGATGTATCAGGAGAAAACATTCTGCCAGTGGCAGCGCTGAGACCGAGGACGTGCATTTGTAATTTGGACGATAACTAACATTTTGCTGTCGGCACAACAGGGTCTTGGGTGGAATTTGGTGGCTTGCATGGTGAGGTGATGGTGACACGATCCCTAGCTGCCCCGTTAGGGTCCAGGGGCAGGTTCAGCCACACTCACTGACAGGTGAGGGGCTTGGGTCCAGGTGGTGGCAGGACCGGCAGCAAACGGCAGGCCTGCGACTCCTGGGCCGGAACCTGACCACCAACCTCTTCCCTACTGCGACCCCACTGACGGCGTTTCTTGTCTGGCGGCTGTGTACAGACCTCTCTTGGTGCTGTGAGGTTGGTCGTGTAGCAGGCATGGGACGTGCGTGTCCCCAGATTCCCTGAGACATACAGGGAGATAAATTAGAGTGTCTGGTGCAGCCCGGCCTGCGTAGCTCCCGGCCTCTTCAACTCACCCCATGAGAAGGCCTCGCTCACTCGTGCAGGAAATCAGCAGCCTCCTCACGGCCTCAGGCCTGGCTGCTGGGCTCGGTTCTCCATCCTTCTGTCCTCTGTGACAGCCTGTGTTTGTTGGGGGTCACCGCAGGTGACCGTGCTGTGGCGGGAGGAAGTGGAGCAGACGCAAGGACGTGTGGCTGGTGGACGGGCCCCTGCGCAGGTCCCCCCTTGGGCTGGGACCCTCTGACGTGGTCACATGGTATTTTCTTCCCTGTTTTGTCGGCGGGTTAATAGTTGATAAACCTGAGCGGGGTACCCCGAGGCTTCCGTGCCCCTTCCAAGAGAAAGGTTGTCCGTCCGCAGTGAGGATGGAAGGAAGAATAGCACAGGCTCTGAAAGTCCTTTGTGGAAGTTTTGTGTTGCTCAAAAGGGTTTTTTGAAAATCCAAagttcctcttttttaaaaagcaatatatgcTTGTTTGCTCTTTAGAGCAGAGGTTGCACGGGCAAAATCTGGCCTGCCTCCTGTTTTTGTGACTAAAGTTTCCTGGGACGCAGCCATCCCCGTTTGTTTACCTCCGTCCATGGCTGCCTTGGTGCTGTGACAGCAGAGACCAGCAGGCCTGCAAAGTCCGAAATGCTTCCTTTCTGGCCCTTCACAGACGTTGGCTGGTTCCCGTTTTATGTGCTCCTGTGAGAGCGGAGAAAACCGTGTTGTCAGTCTTGCTGTCTGATGCCCCCCCATCAGGGGGCCCCTGGCTGCACCAGCCGAGGCGAAGCTGCCCCTGCTGTGTGAGCTCGGTCACGGCTCCCAGGGCCTGAGACCCCTTGGATGGTTGAGGACCCTGTCTCTGGTGGCGGGCGAGGGTGGGACCAGGGAAGGCTGGTGTTGTCACAAAGACTAAAGGGTGAGGGAACACCCAGTTTCATGGTGTCCCTTGAATTCTGCTTGTGCACAACCAAAGGGTCAGGTATATGGGGGCAACAGGGTCCATTTGGGTGGCCTGAGAGGCCGTCGGCCACGTCGGGTCCCCTTTGAGTTGGGGGGTACCCTGGCTGCTCTCTGGGCGTTATACACAGTCCTGGGTGTCCTCTGCCCCTGTGACACGCAAGCCACGTGGAAGTGGAGTGTCCCCAGGGCCACAGAGAACCATTGAAGCCTCAGTCCCACAGCCGTGACAGCGGGAGAGAGGACGTCTTCTCTGGAGAGCCCATGGTGACCTCTTATTCGGAATCCTCGTGAGGGGCGAGGGAGCAGAAGCTGGGGGAGCGCGCGGGGCTTTCCAGGGACACGTCCCGGAGACGCAGGCCGCTCTGCCCCCCTCGCCACCTGTGTGCATGGCCCTCACGGTCTTCTGGAACGCCAcactcaccttccctcttacATCTGGGGGACAAGTCCTGGGGAGGAGCGGTAGAATTTCCCAGCGGAAGGTATTTCCACGCATCCTCCAGGAGCGTTTCCTTAGCCGACTGCAGGTCGGGCAGACGTCAGGACACCGTCTTGTctgtctctctgcccctcctgccgcCTCTCCCCAGACCCGACCCTCAGATTGTCACTGGGGACCACGCTCCACGTGGCTGGGGGCAGCGGACCCCACAAGCCTGGTGCCTGTCTTACGGTGTCCCCTTCTGACTAGGAAGTGCTCGCTCATGACTTCTGCCCCATTCCACAGCGCTGGGGTCTGCTGCCCTCCGAACCTGTTACCTGTTCTCCGCCTCTTGTTTCTGTCACCTTTGCGTGCCCAGGTGTCCTCCTTACCCTCGCCCCATGCACCACCAGGCTCTGGCTCTCAccaactttcttcttccttcttcatcgTGTTTTAAACACGCGGCTCTGTGCTCCTGGGGTTTGAGGTGCAGGTGGGCGTCGGGGTTTAGAGCGTCCCCGGGGAGACCCAGCTGGCGGCCAGGTGAGGTGCGCCTGGCTTCTTGCTAAGTCTTAGTGGGTGAAGAGTGTCGCAGATCAAGACGGAGGGCTGTCGTTATACAGATGTTGTCTGCACAGGTGGTGACAGCACCCAGGGGACCGTCACCTTCGAAAAtggtgggcggggctggctgaTTGACAGGACAGGGCGTGGCTGGAGACAGTGCTGGGATGGCTGTGGGCGACTGGGTGGTTTGGGGCCAGCAGAGGGGGAAGCAGGgccgtgtgtgtgagtgtgtgtgggccTTTCACACGGGAAGGCAGGGCTCACACCCACGTACCTGTGTCTGTACGTAACAAGACACACGCGTCTGAGTGTCACTCGTGTGTTTCCTCGTTAACCCTCACAACCCATGAGGTCTTatcattttctctacttttcaaatgagaaaacctTGGCCCAGATGGTTGTGTGACCCTGGAAGCCTCCCAGAAAACCCGCAGTGGGGCTGGGGTAGAACCCTGCCCCCACCAGTACCTGCCCTTTTCCACCCACTGTGCCCCACTGTCCCAGGACAGACACGTGGGTCACTGGGTCACACTTGCCCTCATTACGTGTGACGCTTTCAGACCGTGgctgtttcatttttgttcacCCCCAACCTGCTGGCCACACCCACTGCTTATGTTGGTTCCCAGACCTGTGCCACTCGGTCCCAAGCTGCCTTTGACAGATGCTGTCGTGCCCCTCGTCCAAAGCACCTGCTCCCTCCTCCATCCCGCAGCCGCTCCCTGCCGCaggctcccttttctccttaCCCGGTGCCTGCAGTGACCGCCTGACCGTTTCCTCTGGGCGTTCTCCGTGCCGAGACCTAAGTGACCTGCAGGGGCCTTCCTGACTGTGTGATTCCCCTGGTTGGAAACCCTCAGTGCCCGGCGCTCTTTAGGGCCCTGTGTTTGGTGTGTGTAGATGGTCTGTAAATGTGCACATGAACAAGGACTTATAAAGCTCACTGTGTTTTCTCAGGATCAAGGTCTGCTCCCAAGGAAATACTTTGAGGTCGACTTTCCAACGATCGTCACCAGGAAGCTTCATTGCATCAAGTAAGTGTGGCTTCTGGTCAGATCAGAGCCAGTTCCGCGGGATAGACGCGGTGAAGTGAGAGGAAGGAGGCTCCAAATTCAGGCCCACGTGGCTTCCTGGGGCGTCCGTGCAGTTGTCGGGAGGCTAAAAGTTTAGCTCTCTGGTTTCTGATTTGCGCATTCTTGATGAGGGGAGTTGTCACGTAAATGTTACTGAACTTTAGGTCTGAATAAGAGTCCGCTTTTTCAGTTATGTGTGAGAACAGTAGCTGTCTTTAAAACTGTGTTTGAGAAGAGGCCAGAAACTAGAGATGGCTTGACAAACACTGGCACATGGGGGAAGTTTCTTGCTAGCCTGTTGTTGGCCATTTCTGAGTCCGATTGTTTCATGATCAGTTTGTGAGTGAGTCAGATTCTGAGTGTAATGCTTAGCGGACCTAAGCCGAGGCCTGTGCCCACTGATGTTTTACTGTACGTGCCTCAGGTCACACGGAGTTGAACAGGAGACCCCACCGTGGCAACCCAGGCTGGTCATGTTCACAGATGCTGTCAGCATTTCTGCGGTCACTCAGCCACGTGACtcacctttctcctctttcccaccTTCCTGTAGGTACAAGCCTGTCCTGTCAAAACCTATTGTAGATTTACATTCAGAGGGCACACTTCAAATCGGCAAGTATCCTTAACCCAAGCAATGCAAGGACTGTGTGAGTCTTTTGgccttttccctctttcctttttaaagatgGTGCGTGCAtgtgggtgcgtgtgtgtgtgtttgtgtgtgtgtgtgtgtgagagagagagagagagagagagagagagagagagaggctatgTTTGTGTTGTGCATATGAGTttaagcacaaaggaaaaaagtctGGAATATTACACACCAAAACACTAAAAGCTGTCTTTAGAAGGCAtgattttagttaatttttcaCCCTCcttttatctgatttttaaaaatgatgagaatatatttttataatggagaaaaacagagaatttcattttgaagaaaCCATGTCCACTGAAATTATAATCTCTTGattgattattttttgttgagATGATGTCTGCTTGTATTTGCAGACGGACACATGTTGGATTCAAAGAGATATGCCATCATTGGAGCCGACCTCCGCGACATACCTGAACTGGaagagaaactaaagaaatgtAACATGAATACACAGTGAGACTGTTTTTTAATCTATTACACATTTGTGGTTTCATGCTAATACGAGATAAGGCCGGCTGCAAGTGCAGTGTGACGCCACGTCCCATTTTTTGTTCTGCGATTATTTCGTTGCTACGTAGAgtcattttctgaaatgttttagaaGCACTATTTTTCAAGTCTGTTTTTACATCCAAATCACCTGTATTTCTTTTGTAAGTTACTGACGTGTAGTATAAACAGTTTGAGAGAAGAGAATTGTATACATAGAAGCATACAATTGCAACGTACAAAGAAAGGACTAGCTAGCgtccttaatatataaagaacagctactgtaaaaaaaaaaaggtcccaCAGAAAAATGGGCGCAGAACAGATGACCAGGCAGCTCAAAGCAGACACTGTACGTCACATGAAAGGGTACTGATCTTCAGTAGTAATTACATGAAGTTCCATTTTACTCCCACCAACTGGGCAAAAATGTGAAAGTCTGACATTCTCAAGTGCCGACGAGGGTCCGTGGGATAAGGGACGGTTCTGCAACCCTGGTGGCAGTGAACTTGGCACGGCCGTTGGGAGGCACAACCCGGAAGTAACTCTGTGTGAACCACAGGCAGGGCAACTCCAGTCCCAGGCATGTCCCCTGCACATGTGCACAGGAGGACGTTCACTGCCGCCACCGTTTTCAGTAGCCAGAAAtgagaaacaacctaagtgtccatcggaGGAGAGTGGCTGAGTAACATGTAACCTGCCGGCCTGGCCTAGGTCAGCATGGAGAGCTCCAGATTTAATGCTGGGTGGAAAAAGCAATCAGGGTACAGAGTAATAGTGTAGTGTGATAGCAGATGTGTAAAATCATGCCCCCGCCCCGCCGAAGTGTATTTTCATGATCCGTTATATACATCACAAGAACTGTTGAAATGGACCAGAACCGTTCACACCAAATTCCCGAGAGAGGGGCCTCTGGGAGCACAGGAGCGCAGAGATGGGTGGCTTAGCACAGCGATGCTGCCCGTGGTTAGACTGGAGTCGGAGTTAGTGGGAGGCAGAGACACGTCTACACAGCCTcctggggggggtgtgtgtgtgaagatgacatttttaagaatattCGAAGTAAGTAACTCAAGGGAGAGGTTTGAGGGCAGGGTACAGTCAGGGAATgtgattttaaagaataaattgaagGCAGAGAATCAGTGGCAAATGATTACAGAAATTGGCAGCCGGGGGACCCTTgctagagagagagggagggtgtgGAGTGTGGACTGAGGCTAACAGTCCGTGGAGGGAAGGGAAACCCCCCATTCTTCTGAGTGGAGGAAGGCGGGTAAAGGCAGGTTCTAACACAGGTGAGCTTTGGGCGGCAGAGGGCAGGGAAGTGTAGGGGTGAAAGCTCGGCCTTTCTCACACCTTTTGCTTATGCAGCTCTTGTTTCCGTGTTTAGCCTACAGTCACCCAGCAGGTCGTCGTCAGGATTTCGGTACCCACCCGCCCAAATGTTAGGCACGGCTGTAACAGGCCTACTGCTGTCACTCCAGCTGCAATTTCTGCGTCCTTGTCTCACCGAGTATTCAGAGAGCCATGTCAATACCCTGTGACGAGTAGTCATGCCTCTTCTTGCTTTGGGGAGCCCTTGGTACGGCTCACAGGTTGCGGGCTGTAGTGTGTTCTTACAGCGGGAGGGATGTCTTCATGCTCAAGGTCAGCATTCGCTTTCTGGGCGCATTAGTGAGTGAGGATCAGTAGGTTGGTGAAAGCTGAAAATCACAGGCCTGGAGCCCTCTGCATCCGGGAATCGCACCCCGTTTCCAGTCTGACCTCTCCTGCTTGGTAGTTATCTGATAGGGgcatgttttgttgttgttttgtttttaaatctgtgacCTCTTTCAAAAATTAAGGCTTTTAGATGTTAACGTAGGAGTTTGTTGCTTTTCCTGTTTCATAATTTGTTCCGTCCTTTGGGTCTGGTAAGTCAGAATGCATACTAATTAATAACGTAATTTCTGACGACTGTTCACGTTTTCAATTCCTGATGTTAAAAACTTACAAAAGAAGAATTAGATTCCGTTACATGAATAAATACCAGCATTTCTACATTGTATCAGCCAGCTCTTGACTGTAATGAATCCTTCCAGACTCAATGGTTTAAAACAACTCAGTTCACTTGCCCGGGAGTCTGAGTTGGCAGTTTGGGCTTAGCCGGGCGGTTTTTCTGCTGGGGGAAGGCTTAGCTAATGTCCCCTGGGGTTCagttgtgtgtgtacatgtgtgcatgtgtgtgcacacgtgtgtgtatatgtgtgagcaCACGTGCACGTGCGTAGGcgccttccttctcccctcctgcAGCAGGAGAGCCAGCGTGTGTGTGAGTGATGGTGAAGCTGCTCCCTGCATGGTGCCTGCTGCTGTCCCCTGGGCCACCGTGAGCTCGTGGCTGACCCGGGTTCTGAGGGAGGGACATGAACCCAGTTCTTGAGTGGCGGAGCGGCCATTTCGTGGTGCCTGCAGGGTGGAGGAGAATTCGTAGCCATTGAATACATTTCACCAGCAGACAAACTGCTGCTCACAGCTCACCTTTATACAGAATCAGACTTGGGGTGGCGATGGTGTCACACTTGTGTACGTGCCATGACACAGTGTTTGTGTGGCGCTCCTGTTCTCCTGGGCCTGACGTGCCCGCCCAGGACCACACGTGCTCACCTGGAGCCCAGGCTGCTGGAAGCTCACGTGCAGCTCTCTCTCCCCTCAAGGTTGCCGACGCTCCTGATAACCGAGTGTGTGCTGGTCTACATGAGTCCTGAGCAGTCTGCAAACCTGATCAAGTGGGCGGCCAGCAGCTTTGGGACGGCCATGTTCGTCAACTATGAACAGGTGAGAACAGGTGAGGGGGGCACGGCGTGGACTCTGCTGGTCCTCGGCAGCCCCCACTCATGCTCTCCCCTCTGCTCCGGCCACACACACGTTTTCTTTATTAATCGATGCCAACGGGCCCACTACTCCTGACTTCCTGCTAGATTTCAGCCAGAGGTTTTGGAACTTCTGTCTCGGCCCTTGTAA
Coding sequences within:
- the LCMT1 gene encoding leucine carboxyl methyltransferase 1, coding for MAGSLRKPTLTSCSSSSAETDDEGVRGTCEDASICKRFAVSVGYWDDPYIQHLVRLSKERKAPEINRGYFARVHGISELIKAFLRKTECHCQIINLGAGMDTTFWTLKDQGLLPRKYFEVDFPTIVTRKLHCIKYKPVLSKPIVDLHSEGTLQIDGHMLDSKRYAIIGADLRDIPELEEKLKKCNMNTQLPTLLITECVLVYMSPEQSANLIKWAASSFGTAMFVNYEQVNMGDRFGHIMIENLRRRQCDLAGVETCKSLESQKERLLSNGWEVASAVDMMELYSQLPRAEVSRIEGLEFLDEMELLEQLMQHYCLCWATKGGRELGLKEITYSSVQGSG